A stretch of the Massilia sp. W12 genome encodes the following:
- a CDS encoding putative Na+/H+ antiporter, with product MQASTIQIIGAVIFGIALLHTFSATLFEKLSKKIPRHAGLFHLLGEVEVVFGFWAFVLIVFMAISEGGAKAVAYAESRQFVEPLFVFVVMVIAASRPVLSLVRGLLVATARLLPMNDAVVLCWLGLAILPLLGSLITEPAAMTLAALTLAPLVFHTPIPAKLKYAALGVLFVNISIGGALTSYAAPPVLMVAKTWQWDSLFMFQTFGWRVIIAVMINASVLTMLLAPHLRKVSIESDDQPVPLLVSAIHLLFLAMVVLFAHHPVLFIGLFLFFLGYTQAYYRHQSPLILKESLLVGFFLAGLVVLGGMQQWWLQPIISTLPPLALFFGALGLTAITDNAALTYLGSLITGMSDEAKYMLVAGAIGGGGLTVIANAPNPAGAALLKTGFPNHSINALWLLLGASLPTVMAAIMFLL from the coding sequence ATGCAAGCCAGCACCATTCAAATTATTGGCGCCGTGATTTTCGGCATCGCTTTGCTGCACACATTTTCCGCCACCCTGTTTGAAAAACTGTCGAAGAAAATACCGCGTCATGCCGGCCTCTTTCACTTACTGGGCGAAGTGGAGGTGGTGTTCGGCTTTTGGGCCTTTGTCTTAATCGTTTTCATGGCCATCAGCGAAGGCGGCGCAAAGGCGGTGGCGTATGCCGAATCGCGCCAGTTCGTCGAACCCTTGTTTGTGTTTGTGGTGATGGTGATCGCTGCGTCCCGCCCTGTGCTGTCCCTGGTGCGCGGTCTGTTAGTGGCGACCGCGCGCTTGCTGCCGATGAATGATGCGGTGGTGTTGTGCTGGCTGGGGCTGGCCATCTTGCCGCTGCTCGGCTCCCTCATCACCGAACCTGCGGCCATGACTCTGGCTGCGCTGACCTTGGCCCCCCTGGTGTTTCACACCCCGATTCCGGCGAAACTCAAATACGCCGCCCTGGGCGTCTTGTTTGTGAATATCTCCATCGGCGGCGCCTTGACTTCGTATGCCGCGCCGCCGGTCTTGATGGTGGCCAAAACCTGGCAATGGGACAGTCTGTTTATGTTCCAGACATTCGGCTGGCGCGTCATCATTGCCGTAATGATCAACGCCAGCGTGCTGACCATGCTGCTGGCGCCGCATTTGCGCAAAGTCAGCATTGAGTCTGACGATCAACCCGTCCCCTTGCTGGTGAGCGCGATTCATCTGCTGTTTTTGGCGATGGTGGTGTTATTTGCGCATCATCCGGTGCTGTTCATCGGCCTGTTTTTATTTTTCCTGGGCTACACCCAAGCTTATTACCGTCACCAAAGCCCCTTGATCTTAAAAGAGAGTTTATTGGTCGGCTTCTTTTTGGCCGGTTTGGTGGTGTTGGGCGGCATGCAGCAATGGTGGTTGCAACCGATTATCTCGACCCTGCCGCCGCTGGCCCTGTTTTTCGGCGCATTAGGCTTGACCGCGATTACCGATAACGCCGCCCTGACCTATCTGGGTTCCCTGATCACCGGCATGAGCGATGAAGCGAAATATATGCTGGTGGCCGGCGCGATTGGCGGCGGCGGCTTGACCGTGATTGCGAATGCGCCCAACCCGGCTGGCGCGGCCTTGCTGAAAACCGGCTTTCCCAACCACAGTATTAATGCGCTCTGGCTCTTGCTCGGCGCCAGCTTGCCGACTGTGATGGCGGCCATCATGTTTTTACTGTAA
- a CDS encoding ABC transporter ATP-binding protein has protein sequence MSDAPALQFSAVCKRFDGREVLRGIDLTVARGEFFGLVGVNGAGKSTLLKCLLDFCLPDSGKIAIFGHDHRAPQARAPLAYLPERFNPPYYLRGRDFLQYMLQLQDLPWDAQAAAEMLHALDLAVDALEKPVRAYSKGMTQKLGLAAALLAKRDLYVLDEPMSGLDPRARAALKTRLQDLRQRKATLFFSSHALSDVEQLCDRMAILHGGKLCFVGAPAECIQQQQAANLEEAYLRCIAAA, from the coding sequence ATGTCTGACGCCCCTGCCTTGCAATTTTCCGCCGTCTGCAAGCGGTTTGACGGGCGCGAGGTGTTGCGCGGCATTGATTTGACGGTGGCGCGCGGCGAATTTTTCGGCCTGGTCGGGGTGAATGGCGCGGGCAAGAGCACGCTGCTCAAATGTCTGCTCGATTTTTGTCTGCCGGACAGCGGCAAAATTGCGATTTTCGGCCATGATCATCGCGCCCCGCAGGCGCGCGCGCCGCTGGCCTATCTGCCGGAGCGCTTCAATCCGCCCTACTACCTGCGCGGACGCGATTTTTTACAATATATGCTGCAGTTACAGGACTTGCCCTGGGACGCCCAGGCCGCCGCAGAGATGCTGCATGCGCTGGATTTGGCCGTGGATGCGCTGGAAAAACCGGTGCGCGCCTATTCCAAGGGCATGACGCAAAAGCTGGGACTGGCCGCCGCTCTGCTGGCCAAGCGTGATTTGTATGTGCTGGATGAACCGATGAGCGGGCTGGACCCGCGCGCGCGCGCCGCCCTCAAAACCCGTTTGCAAGACTTGCGCCAGCGCAAAGCCACCCTGTTTTTCAGCTCGCACGCCTTATCTGATGTTGAACAGCTGTGTGATCGCATGGCCATCTTGCATGGCGGGAAACTATGCTTTGTCGGCGCCCCGGCTGAGTGCATACAGCAGCAACAAGCCGCGAATCTGGAAGAAGCGTATTTGCGCTGTATTGCGGCAGCTTAA
- a CDS encoding GspE/PulE family protein, whose translation MARPEKIRLGEILVQQKLLTEEQLIAALGEQKRSGRKLGRVVVELGHVTEEQISGALAKQLAIPYINLKFFNLQADVVRQMPETQARRFRAIVLEERRGGLLIGMADPTDLFAYDEISRQVKKNIDLAVVNESELLQTIDRFYRRTDDITDFARELELDLGDTLVDFGALAVTPGLEEAPVVKLLQSVFDDAVQVRASDIHIEPQEGRLHIRFRIDGVLHLQTEADIKIAPALALRLKLMSDLDISEKRLPQDGRFAVKVRQQRVDVRISTMPTQHGESVVMRLLNQGGVNLRLDALGMPLAMLKRFRSIIQRPNGLVLVTGPTGSGKTTTLYSALSELNSLEKKLITVEDPVEYRIAGINQVQVNEKIELNFARVLRSALRQDPDILLVGEMRDQETAQIGLRAAMTGHLVLSTLHTNDAASTPLRLTDMGVPRYMVSSSLQVVLAQRLVRLICESCTEPHSLSTAEYEWLQAVQGEQANAQGYFHGRGCAHCNGMGYRGRIGVYEMLEVTPAVAHAASHHDPNHFLKAAHEQMQGQTLRSHALELAAAGRTTIAEAMRISNQQDD comes from the coding sequence ATGGCAAGACCGGAAAAAATCCGCTTGGGGGAAATCCTGGTCCAGCAGAAACTCTTGACGGAAGAGCAATTGATTGCCGCGCTGGGCGAACAAAAGCGCAGCGGGCGCAAGCTGGGGCGGGTGGTGGTCGAATTGGGCCATGTCACTGAGGAACAGATTTCCGGCGCGCTGGCCAAGCAATTGGCGATTCCCTACATCAATCTCAAATTCTTCAATCTGCAGGCCGATGTGGTGCGCCAGATGCCGGAAACCCAGGCCCGGCGTTTTCGCGCCATTGTGCTGGAAGAGCGGCGCGGCGGGCTGTTGATCGGCATGGCCGACCCCACCGATTTATTCGCTTACGATGAAATTTCGCGCCAGGTCAAGAAAAATATCGATCTGGCGGTGGTCAATGAAAGCGAATTGCTGCAAACGATTGACCGCTTTTACCGCCGCACCGATGACATCACCGATTTTGCCCGCGAATTGGAGCTGGATCTGGGGGATACGCTGGTCGATTTCGGCGCGCTTGCCGTCACCCCGGGACTCGAAGAAGCGCCGGTGGTCAAACTGTTGCAATCTGTGTTTGACGACGCGGTGCAGGTGCGCGCTTCGGATATTCACATCGAACCGCAAGAAGGGCGCTTGCATATCCGCTTCCGCATCGATGGCGTGTTGCATTTGCAAACCGAGGCCGATATCAAGATTGCGCCAGCGTTGGCCTTGCGTCTGAAATTGATGTCTGACCTGGATATTTCTGAAAAACGCCTGCCGCAAGATGGCCGCTTTGCCGTCAAAGTGCGGCAGCAGCGGGTGGACGTGCGGATTTCCACCATGCCGACCCAGCATGGCGAATCGGTGGTGATGCGTTTGTTGAATCAGGGCGGGGTGAATCTGCGGCTGGATGCGCTGGGCATGCCGCTGGCCATGTTGAAACGCTTCCGCAGCATCATCCAGCGCCCGAATGGCCTGGTGTTAGTCACAGGCCCTACCGGCAGCGGCAAAACCACCACCCTGTATTCCGCGCTGTCTGAACTCAACTCCCTGGAAAAGAAACTGATCACGGTGGAAGATCCGGTGGAATACCGCATCGCCGGCATTAATCAGGTGCAGGTGAATGAAAAAATCGAACTCAATTTCGCCCGCGTGCTGCGCTCAGCGCTGCGGCAAGACCCGGATATTCTGCTGGTGGGCGAAATGCGCGATCAGGAAACCGCGCAAATCGGTTTGCGCGCCGCCATGACCGGCCACCTGGTGCTGTCCACCCTGCACACCAATGACGCCGCCAGCACGCCGCTGCGCTTAACCGATATGGGGGTGCCGCGCTATATGGTCAGCTCGTCTTTGCAGGTGGTGCTGGCGCAGCGCCTGGTGCGCCTGATTTGCGAGAGTTGCACCGAGCCGCACAGCTTAAGCACGGCGGAATATGAATGGCTGCAGGCGGTGCAGGGCGAACAGGCCAATGCGCAAGGGTATTTTCATGGGCGCGGTTGCGCGCATTGCAATGGCATGGGCTATCGGGGCCGGATTGGCGTCTATGAAATGCTGGAAGTCACGCCGGCGGTGGCGCATGCCGCCAGCCATCACGACCCGAATCATTTTCTCAAAGCCGCGCATGAGCAGATGCAGGGCCAGACCTTGCGCAGCCATGCGCTGGAGCTGGCGGCGGCTGGCCGCACCACCATCGCCGAGGCGATGCGCATTTCCAATCAGCAGGATGACTGA